The Lipingzhangella halophila genome segment TATGTCCAGGACACGACTGGTGCACGCGGCGACACGGAGAGACGCGGCCGGCAGGGGTACCGGCCGCGGGGCGGCCGGCCGCTAGGGGGTGGGGCTCAGCCGCGCTGTTCCCGCACGAGCGCGCCCATCCAGCGGAGGTCGACCCCGACCAGGGAGTCGAGCACGGTGAGGCCGTCGGCCTCCTCGAGAGCCACCATCGAGGGCACCGCGACAGTGACGCAGCCTGCCGCCACGGCCGAGGCGATACCGACCGGCGAGTCCTCGACCGCCACGCACCTCGCCGGGTCGGCGCCCAGCAGGCGGGCGGCGCGCAGGTACGGGTCGGGGGCGGGTTTGTTCTGCTCCACCTCGTCGCCGGCGACCGTCACATCGAAACTTCCGGCGCCGATGCCGCCGATCGCGGCGTCGACCACAGACCGCTCTGTTGACGTCACCAGCGCCATGGGGACGTCGGAGCGCGCGACCGCGGCGACGAGTTCCTTGGCGCCCGGACGCAGTTCCACACCACCGGCGAGCTGGCGGGAGAACGCCGCGCGCAGCTCCGCGGCAACGGCGGCGGGCGGCACGTCGGTGCCGGTCAGCTCGATGATGTACCGAGTGACCGGCACCGAGGCCGCGCCCACGTTGCGGCGGTGGTCCTCGTCGGTCCACACGCCGCCGAGGCCGGAGACGACCTCGCGTTCAGCCCTCCCCCACAGCGCTTCGCTGTCGACAAGCGTGCCGTCCATGTCGAGCAGGACGGCCTGCGGGGCGACGCCAGCGTGGTCGGGCACTGCCGCGTCTGTGGGGGGACCGATCATGTGCTGAAGTACTTCGCTTCCGGGTGGTGCACGACGATCGCGTCGGTTGCCTGCTCGGGAACGAGCTGGAACTCCTCGGACAGCGTGACGCCGACCCGCTCGGGCTCCAGCAGCTTCATGATCTTGGCCCGGTCCTCCAGCTCCGGGCACGCCCCGTACCCCAGGGAGAACCGCGCACCGCGGTAGCCCAACTTGAAGAACTGCTCCAGGTCGTCGGGGTCCTCCGCGGCGAAGCCCAGCTCCTTGCGGATCCGGGTGTGCCAGTACTCCGCGAGCGCCTCGGTGAGCTGCACGGACAGGCCGTGCAGCTCCAGGTAGTCGCGGTAGGCGTTCTTCTCGAACAGCTCCTGGGTGGCCCGGCTGATCCCGCCACCAACCGTGACGACCTGGAACGTCGCCACGTCGGTCTCGCCGGATTCCTTGGGCCGCCAGAAGTCGGCGAGGCAGAGGTGCCGGTCGCGGCGCTGGCGCGGGAAGGTGAAGCGCTCGCGCTCGGAACCGTCCTCGTCGAGCACAACCAGGTCGTCGCCCTCGCTGTAGCAGGGGAAGTGTCCGTAGACGACCGCGGCCTCGAGCAGCCCTTCGGTCTGGATCCGGTCCAGCCACATGCGCATGCGCGGCCGGCCCTCGGTCTCGATCAGCTCCTCGTAGCTCGGGCCGTCACCGCGGGAACCCTTCAGGCCCCATTGCCCCATGAACGTGGCGCGCTCGTCGAGGAAGGCGGCGTAGTCCGCGAGCGGGATGCCCTTGCTGATGCGGTCGCCCCAGAACGGCGGCGCGGGGACCGGGTTGTCGGTCGCCACGTCACTGCGCGCGGGCATGTCCTCGGGCGCGGTGACCTCCAACGTGGCACCGCCCTTCACCCTGCGCTTGCGCAGGGCAGGCAGCTCGGCTCCCTCGACCCCCTTCTTGACGTCCATGAAGGCGTCCATCAGGCGCAGGCCCTCGAAGGCGTCCTTGGCGTAGCGGACCTCGCCCTGGAACATGTCGGCGAGGTCCTCCTCGACGAACGAACGGGTGAGTGCGGCGCCGCCGAGCAGCACAGGGAACTTGCTGGAGAGCCCGCGGGAGTTCATCTCCTGCAGGTTCTCCTTCATGATCACCGTGGACTTCACCAGCAGCCCGGACAACCCGATGATGTCGGCCTTCTGCTCCTCCGCGGCTTCGAGGATCGTCGACACCGGCTGCTTGATGCCGAGGTTGACGACGTCGTAGCCGTTGTTGGAGAGGATGATGTCGACCAGGTTCTTGCCGATGTCGTGCACGTCGCCCTTGACGGTGGCGAGCACGATGCGGCCCTTGCCGTCGTCGTCGGTCTTCTCCATGTGCGGTTCGAGGTGCGCGACCGCGCCCTTCATCGTCTCGGCGGACTTCAGCACGAAGGGAAGCTGCATCTCCCCCTTGCCGAACAGGTCACCGACGACCTTCATCCCGGCGAGCAGGTGGTCGTTGACGATTTCGAGCGCCTTCTTCTCCTGCAGCGCCTCGTCGAGGTCGGCCTCGATCCCGTTCAGCTCGCCGTCGATGATCCGCCGCTCCAGCCGGTCCCACAGCGGAAGCTTGGCCAGCGCGTCGGCGCGCGAGGCCTTGAGCGCCTGGGCGTCCACGCCCTCGAACAGGTCGAGGAACTTCGACAGCGGGTCGTAGTCCTCGGTGCGCCGGTCGTAGACCATGTCCAGGGCGACCTGGCGCTGCTCGTCGGGGATCTGGTTCATCGGCAGGATCTTGGAGGCGTGCACGATCGCGGAGTCGAGTCCGGCCTCCATCGCCTCGTGCAGGAACACCGAATTCAGCACGATGCGCGCCGCGGGGTTCAGCCCGAAGGAGAGGTTGGACAGCCCGAGCGTGGTCTGCACCTCCGGGTAGCGGCGCTTCACCTCGCGGATCGCGTCGATGGTCTCGATGCCGTCGCGCCGGGTCTCGTCCTGGCCTGTGCCAATCGGGAAGGTGAGGGTGTCGATGATGATGTCCCCGACGTTCATCCCCCACTTCTCCACGAGCTCGTCGATGAGCCGCACCGCGACGCGGACCTTCCAGTCGCAGGTGCGCGCCTGGCCCTCCTCGTCGATGGTCAGCCCGACCACAGCGGCGCCGTGCTCCTTGACCAGCGGCATCACCCGGTTGATCTTGGAGTCGGGGCCGTCTCCGTCCTCGTAGTTGACCGAGTTGACGAGCGCGCGGCCGCCGAGCAGCTCCAGGCCGGCCTCGATCACGTTGGGTTCGGTGGAGTCGAGCATGATCGGCAGCGTGGAGGCGGTGGCCAGCCGCGAGGCCAGCTCGCGCATGTCCCGCGCGCCGTCGCGGCCGACGTAGTCGACGTTGAGGTCGAGCATGTGCGCGCCATCACTGATCTGGTCACGCGCGATCTCGACGCAGTCGTCGTAGCGCTCCTCGACCATCGCCTCGCGGAACTTCTTCGAGCCGTTGGCGTTCGTGCGCTCGCCGACCGCGAGGTAGCTGGCGTCCTGGCGGAAAGGCACGGTCTGGTAGAGCGAGGCCGCGGACGCCGGGTTGAAGGGCTGGCGCTCCTTGACCGGACGGCCCCGGACACGCTCGACGACCTGGCGCAGGTGCTCGGGCGTGGTGCCGCAGCAGCCGCCCACCATGGACAGGCCGAACTCGGTGGTGAAGGTGTCGTGGGCGTCGGCCAGCTCATGCGGCTGCAGGGGGTAGACGGCACCGTCGGTACCCAGCTCGGGCAGCCCGGCGTTGGGCATGCAGGAGATCGGCACGCTCGCGTGCTGGGAGAGGTAACGCAGGTGCTCGCTCATCTCGGCCGGGCCGGTGGCGCAGTTCAGGCCGATCATGTCGATACCAAGGGGCTCCAGCGCGGTTACCGCCGCGCCGATCTCCGAGCCGAGCAGCATGGTGCCGGTGGTTTCGATGGTGACCTGGGCGATGATCGTGATGTTGGAGCCGGTGGCTTTCCGCGCACGCTGGGCCGCGATCACCGCGGCCTTCGTCTGCAGCAGGTCCTGGCACGTCTCGATCAGAATGGCGTCGGCGCCACCGTCGATCAGGCCCTTGTGGCACTGCTCGTAGTAGTCGCGCAGGGTGGTGAACGGGGCGTGGCCGAGGCTGGGCAGTTTGGTGCCGGGCCCAACGGCCCCGAGGACGTAGCGGGGGTGGTCGGCTGTCGAGTACTCATCGGCGACATCGCGGGCGATCCGGGCGCCGGACTCGGCGAGCTCATAGGTGCGGTCGACGATGTCGTACTCGCCCAGGTTACCGAAGTTGGCGCCGAACGTATTGGTCTCAACACAGTCGACGCCCACGTCGAAGAAGGCGGCGTGGGTCGACCGCACGACGTCGGGGCGAGTGACGTTGAGGATCTCGTTGCAGCCTTCGTGCCCCTGGAAATCGTCGAGGCCGAGATCGTGATCTTGCAGCATGGTGCCCATCGCACCGTCAGCGACGATGACACGTTGGGCGAGGGCATCTCTGAAGGAGAGTCGAGAACTCATGTCTCTCAACTGTAGTGTCGATCGCCCCCGCGCACCCGCTACGGGGTACCCCTCCCGCGATTTTCCGAACATCATTGCTGGTCACAGCTTCGCTAATGGGAGGCTCGGCGGATTCTCCCGAGATTGGCACCCCAGCGCGGTCCGTCGTTACGTCGTGACGGCGTCAGCCCATAGGGTGGACGTGTCCGTGCCACACGGACCCGGCAGCACGGCAGTTTGCCGTCGAAAGACCGGGCGGAACATGGTAAGCCTGGGAAACGCGTCCACGCGCGCGTTTGTCAGTGTCAGTGCAACCAACCGGATGGCTACCCTAAGGGCCCCCGGAATGTGAGGAGGCGGCCGGTGCCTGAGCTCGGCAGCGACCCTGAGCTCGTCGAGCCCGTCATGGTGGCCGCGTTCGATGGCTGGAACGACGCCGGCGAGGCCGCCAGCGCCGTCGTCGAGCATCTGGCCTCGATCTGGGACGCCGACGAATTGCTCGCTCTGGAGCCGGACGACTACTACGACTTCCAGGTCTCCCGGCCGCGAACGACGGTAGTCGACGGTGAGAACCGGGGCATCACCTGGCCGACGACCCGGGTCTCGGTGGCCCGGCCGTCAGGCAGCAGGTCCGATGTGGTTCTGGTCAGTGGTGCCGAACCGAACATGCGCTGGCGCGGGTTCTCCGCCGACCTGCTCACGATCGCCCGCGATCTTGGCGTGCGGCGGGTGATCCTGCTGGGCGCGCTGCTCGCCGACGCACCGCACACGCGTCCCGTGCCGGTCACCAGCGTGGCCTTCCCGAGCGAGCTCGGCACGGCGCTGAACCTGGAGCCCACCGCCTACGAGGGCCCCACCGGCATCGTCGGCGTGCTGCACGACACTTTCGCCTCGGCCGGGGTCGAGACAGTCTCGTTGTGGGCGGCGGTGCCGCACTACGTGGCCCAGCCGCCGTGCCCGAAGGGCACCCTGGCCCTGCTGCGCAGGGTCGAGGACGTCCTCGACGCCACCGTGCCACTGGGCGACCTGCCCGAGGAGGCGCGGGCCTGGGAGCGCGGCGTCGACGAGCTCGCCTCTGAGGACGACGACATCGCCGGATACGTCCGCAGCCTTGAGGAGGCCAAGGACGCCGCCGAGCTGCCCGAGGCCTCCGGCGACGCCATTGCCCGCGAGTTCGAGCGCTACCTCAAGCGCCGGGGCCGCGGTTAGCGGCGAGCACGAGCACGGTGTTTTCCGGGCCCGGCGGTACGGCGGCACCGTTGGGCTACCGGGCCCGTGGCGTTACTCCGTAACCAAGATCCGCCGCCACTCGTCCGTGGCCAGCACGATCGCCCATGCGCCGGCGATGCGCGCCAGACCGCGCCGCACCTCGTTCACCACGGCGGGGGCCAGGATCGGTTCCTCCTCCGGATCCATGCGCACGGTCACCCGGAGGCCGTCGAGGACGCGCTGCCCCCGTGCCAGCGCCTCGTCGCCGGCCGGCCCGCCCGCGGCGCGCAGCAACTGCGCACGCATCCCGTCCCGAAGCGCGATCGCCTCGTCGAAGTCAGCGACCGTGATCGGGATGGCGCCGTCGGTGATGAGCCGTTGGTCACGGAGGAACTGGGCCAGGTCCGCGCGGTCGGCCAGCGCGTCGCCGGTGGCGACGAACGCGCTGACGAGGTCGGCGGCGGTTCTCTGTGCTGTGAGGGTGGTCATAGCCCCATCCCATCACGGAACGGCACCCGGTGATGACATGAAGTGTGTTTTCTGGCCGCGGGTCCGTTATGGCCGGATTCCGGGTTCTTGTGGGATCCCGTCCGAGTACTGCGCCTGGTCGCCGGAAGGGATGCCGCAACGCCTACATCGGTGATGGGGGTGGGCGGTACGGCGCCCAACGCAGGCGGCGGCGACGGCGGATGGGCCAGCCCGGTCGCCGGTACGGGTGCCCGGCGGTGACGCTGCCCAACGAAGGCAACGAAGGCGGCGGATGGGCCGCCCCCAATGATCGCTACGGGTGCCCGATGGTGACGCGCCCGACGGGGGCGACGAGGCGGGTGGTGGGTCCAGCGGGGTGTCCGTGGCGTCGTTCTCGGTGCTGGGTCGTATCGAGGGTGACCGTGGGGGCGGTCTCGGCACTGAGTATGTCCGTACGGTCAGTTTCGGTGCGGCGTGAGCCCGGCGACACCAGGAAACGCGCCTGGGCTATGTGTCGTTGTCGCTGCTTCCGTCGGGCGCGCCACCACCGGGCACCCGTCGCGACCACTCGGGGCTCGGCCATCCGGCGCCTTCACTGCCCTCGTTGGGTGAGTCACCATTGGCAGCCAGCACCGAGGAGCACCGCCCTGGCCACCCGCCGCCTTCGCCGGATACCCGACCGCCCGCCCGCACCACCGTCTAGAGCCGCACCCCGAGGAGGGCGTCGACCGTGTCGCGGAAGAGCGCCGGGGCGGCGGCGTCCTCGCCTCCGCCGGCCAGTGCCTCCCGGGCCCACGTGTCGACCTCGGTGAGCGCGGTCACGGTGTCGAGGTCGTTGGCCAGGGCCTCGCGCACCCGGCCAAGCGCGGGCATGGCGTCGGGGCCCACTGCCACGTCCGCCGCGGCGCGCCAACGCTTCAGGCGCTGTTCGGCGGCCGCCAGATCGGCCTCACTGAAGTCCCAGGACTCGCGGTAGTGGTGGCCCAGCATGGCGGTGCGCACCGCCATGGGGTCGACGCCGCGCTCGCGAAGCTCGGAGACGAACACCAGGTTGCCCTGCGACTTCGACATCTTCTCGCCTTCGAGGCCCACCATGGCGACGTGCGTGTACATCCGCGCGTGCGGGCCGGAGCCGGTCGCGCACCGCGCCTCGGCCGCACCCATCTCGTGGTGGGGGAATATCAGGTCGGTCCCGCCTCCGTTGAGATCGAAACCGAGACCCAACTCACGCAGCGAGATCGCACTGCATTCGACGTGCCATCCGGGGCGCCCGCGCCCCAGGGAGGTGTCCCACGCCGGCTCGCCGGGACGCTCGGCGCGCCACAGCAGCCAGTCGAGCGGATCCTTCTTCCCGGTGCGCTGCGGGTCACCGCCGCGC includes the following:
- a CDS encoding PAC2 family protein; translation: MPELGSDPELVEPVMVAAFDGWNDAGEAASAVVEHLASIWDADELLALEPDDYYDFQVSRPRTTVVDGENRGITWPTTRVSVARPSGSRSDVVLVSGAEPNMRWRGFSADLLTIARDLGVRRVILLGALLADAPHTRPVPVTSVAFPSELGTALNLEPTAYEGPTGIVGVLHDTFASAGVETVSLWAAVPHYVAQPPCPKGTLALLRRVEDVLDATVPLGDLPEEARAWERGVDELASEDDDIAGYVRSLEEAKDAAELPEASGDAIAREFERYLKRRGRG
- the metH gene encoding methionine synthase, with product MSSRLSFRDALAQRVIVADGAMGTMLQDHDLGLDDFQGHEGCNEILNVTRPDVVRSTHAAFFDVGVDCVETNTFGANFGNLGEYDIVDRTYELAESGARIARDVADEYSTADHPRYVLGAVGPGTKLPSLGHAPFTTLRDYYEQCHKGLIDGGADAILIETCQDLLQTKAAVIAAQRARKATGSNITIIAQVTIETTGTMLLGSEIGAAVTALEPLGIDMIGLNCATGPAEMSEHLRYLSQHASVPISCMPNAGLPELGTDGAVYPLQPHELADAHDTFTTEFGLSMVGGCCGTTPEHLRQVVERVRGRPVKERQPFNPASAASLYQTVPFRQDASYLAVGERTNANGSKKFREAMVEERYDDCVEIARDQISDGAHMLDLNVDYVGRDGARDMRELASRLATASTLPIMLDSTEPNVIEAGLELLGGRALVNSVNYEDGDGPDSKINRVMPLVKEHGAAVVGLTIDEEGQARTCDWKVRVAVRLIDELVEKWGMNVGDIIIDTLTFPIGTGQDETRRDGIETIDAIREVKRRYPEVQTTLGLSNLSFGLNPAARIVLNSVFLHEAMEAGLDSAIVHASKILPMNQIPDEQRQVALDMVYDRRTEDYDPLSKFLDLFEGVDAQALKASRADALAKLPLWDRLERRIIDGELNGIEADLDEALQEKKALEIVNDHLLAGMKVVGDLFGKGEMQLPFVLKSAETMKGAVAHLEPHMEKTDDDGKGRIVLATVKGDVHDIGKNLVDIILSNNGYDVVNLGIKQPVSTILEAAEEQKADIIGLSGLLVKSTVIMKENLQEMNSRGLSSKFPVLLGGAALTRSFVEEDLADMFQGEVRYAKDAFEGLRLMDAFMDVKKGVEGAELPALRKRRVKGGATLEVTAPEDMPARSDVATDNPVPAPPFWGDRISKGIPLADYAAFLDERATFMGQWGLKGSRGDGPSYEELIETEGRPRMRMWLDRIQTEGLLEAAVVYGHFPCYSEGDDLVVLDEDGSERERFTFPRQRRDRHLCLADFWRPKESGETDVATFQVVTVGGGISRATQELFEKNAYRDYLELHGLSVQLTEALAEYWHTRIRKELGFAAEDPDDLEQFFKLGYRGARFSLGYGACPELEDRAKIMKLLEPERVGVTLSEEFQLVPEQATDAIVVHHPEAKYFST
- a CDS encoding HAD family hydrolase: MIGPPTDAAVPDHAGVAPQAVLLDMDGTLVDSEALWGRAEREVVSGLGGVWTDEDHRRNVGAASVPVTRYIIELTGTDVPPAAVAAELRAAFSRQLAGGVELRPGAKELVAAVARSDVPMALVTSTERSVVDAAIGGIGAGSFDVTVAGDEVEQNKPAPDPYLRAARLLGADPARCVAVEDSPVGIASAVAAGCVTVAVPSMVALEEADGLTVLDSLVGVDLRWMGALVREQRG
- the mshC gene encoding cysteine--1-D-myo-inosityl 2-amino-2-deoxy-alpha-D-glucopyranoside ligase, with product MRSWSASGSVDVRLPGNGAPLHLYDTVSGSVRPTSPGETARMYACGITPYDAAHLGHAFTYLVFDLVNRVWRDAGHNVDYVQNITDVDDPLLERAEANGENWRELAEREIEVFRADMAALRVLPPRAFVGVVESIDVIVDLIERIRATGATYEIDGDIYFAAESAPRLGEVSGLGREEMLPLFAERGGDPQRTGKKDPLDWLLWRAERPGEPAWDTSLGRGRPGWHVECSAISLRELGLGFDLNGGGTDLIFPHHEMGAAEARCATGSGPHARMYTHVAMVGLEGEKMSKSQGNLVFVSELRERGVDPMAVRTAMLGHHYRESWDFSEADLAAAEQRLKRWRAAADVAVGPDAMPALGRVREALANDLDTVTALTEVDTWAREALAGGGEDAAAPALFRDTVDALLGVRL
- a CDS encoding ABATE domain-containing protein → MTTLTAQRTAADLVSAFVATGDALADRADLAQFLRDQRLITDGAIPITVADFDEAIALRDGMRAQLLRAAGGPAGDEALARGQRVLDGLRVTVRMDPEEEPILAPAVVNEVRRGLARIAGAWAIVLATDEWRRILVTE